Genomic segment of Zingiber officinale cultivar Zhangliang chromosome 11B, Zo_v1.1, whole genome shotgun sequence:
TCTGAGTATCAATTCGGCTATATCTATATGAacattaattataaaaaatatgctCACTATTGAATTGAACATttaatttattcataaatattcgATTCATTTATAATATAACACAATGGATAACAAAAGATAAAATCGTCATCTTAACATACATCCCCTCCAAAATGGTCTCAATCACTCTAGAAAGAGATAAAATAAAGGGACTTATTCAACTTTACTCGAGCGGCCTTCCTAAATAAAGGGCATGAGATAATCTAAAATAGTTCTATCCATCGAAAATCAAACTATACCTCGCTAATGACAAGTACTACTCAGAGTATCAACTCGGCTGCACTCGCAAGGGTACAATAGTACTATACAACACACTAACATCTTATTGATTTAATATTTTGACTGGTTCGAACCTGCTTCTTCAGATTGACTTGACAATTTCTTCCTTCATGGCCAAAGAGAGAGCACCAAggtgacctccagcctccacccTTACGCCGGGCATCGCCACCGCCCTGCTTCCGACGAACCCACCCTCCTCGACCCTCACCTTCCCGTACCTCACTTTCCCGTCTTCCCCTTCATAGATGTGCCCGAACAGCACTGcatctctcccgacggcgccgCCTCTCTCAATCTCCACCAGCTCAGGGTTCAGCGCCGCCCCCATGCTGGTCACGTAGACCCCGTGTTCGACCTCGATACGCGCGCCCAGCAGCCTCATCCACACCCCAAAGAACACAGATCCGGTGATCATCTCGAGAAAGTAGTCGCCGGCGACAGTCCTCAGAGCCTGCCACACAGTGTCCATGAACACCACCCGACTCCATACATGCTCCGCTTCGCCGTCCTCTCGCTTGCCGACCAGAACCGACTTGGCTGCAACACATACGATCGCAGCGGCGACGCCGGATGCCGCCCAGAAAAGTGGTAGCAGCCAGTGCAGAGGCAGGTCCGTGGCTGACTTGACGGCGAGCGTCCAGCGGAGCAGCACGAAGATCACTACTCCGATGATGAGATATGGCAGGAACGTCTGCAGCAATGGCTGGAAAAGGGATGCCCATAGCGTTTGATACCATGTCCTCGCTAACGTCACTTTCCGATCAGGAGCGACCTTCTTCAGCTCTGCGTTCATCATCATCGGACAGCCGGAAAGGTCCACTTTTACATCAGACTGCTCGAGGAAATTCCGCCAGGCCATCGGAAGCGGAACGCCGTTGCGCAGGCGTTGACATATCTCGTACACCAACGACCGGCCATGGTCGATGGACGCGCTCTGCGAGCACGAGCTTGCTCGGATGACATCGACCTCGTCGCAACGCAGAAACGGATTGAATTCGAGCCTTTCAGATTCTTCCGCAGTGAGATTCTGATCGATTGTGATCTCGCCGATGTCGACGTGCGGGTATTCCGACTCATCCCACGGCCTGGTGCAGTCGAGAGCCTCTTCGCGCGCTGCTTCGTCAGAGGGAATTGGCCGGACTTGCAGCTGAAACACGTAACGGACATGAGCCGGGGAGCTCACTCGTCGCCGGAAATCATCAGCCAGGAAGAGCAAGGGACGGGTGTCGCCCTCTTCCCTCGGGATCGCACCGGTCTCCGGAGGAAGAATGCCTTTTGGAACCACCTGACCGGAATCCTCACCGATCTCAGAATCAACCGGCCGCAGTTTGAACTTGGCATACATCTCCCGGCCATCATCAAAGcgaatcaatcgactgatgttgGAGTAGTAGTGCAGCTCTGTGAAAGAGTTTGTGTTCCTCAAAGAACCCCAGACGGCTTCCCAGATGTGAGGAGACCGTTTCACTTGCTGCTCCCTCGCCGGAAGGCCGCAGACCAGCCATGTGGCAAAGTCTTCGATTGTGCGAGCGTAGAACGCTTTGCCTGTTTTCAGAGTCAGGTCAAGAAGAGGAATTTCATAACCTTCTTCAGAGAAAACTCGTAAAGTCGCACCCCGTGCGTCGGTTCTTGCATCGTCGTCGGCACTGAGACTGTTGCTATGTCGGATCACCACCGAGAAGCACTTGTTGGGGCTGAAGATTTTGTGAGCTGGAAATGCTGAGAGATCTTGGTACAATTTTAGAACACCTTTTCCGGCAACACCGATTCGATGGAAGTACCTCGAATTGACCTTCATTGTCGTGATAGCTAAGTTTCCGGCGAGTCTTCCGACGATCTTCTTGTACTTCGCATCCATTTCATCAATTCTCTCATCTGTAAGATGCAAGGTGTTTTTGACCATGGTGGGTGTCTGAGAGCCCATGTATATGCCCCCTCTTTGGAGGATAGAATCTACTGGTGCAATCGAAAGAGCACCAAGAACAACATCTTCTTGGATGTTCGATCCCGAGAGGACTAAGCTCTGACTGCCGACCACTGAGTTTTTCTCAATCTGAATTTCCCCAGAAACAAATCCATTAACAGAATAGAACCCACTTACGATGCGGCTAAAATCGCCAAGATGGACACCATCACCAATTGAGATCATAGCAGGGTTACTGACCGGGTTGATCGCCCTGATAGAGCAATGGCGCCCGACTTTAGCCCCCAAAAGGCGTAGATACACGCAAAATGCTTCTGTTCCTGACAAGAGTTTGGCAAACCTTATGTGGCTAGCAGTGTTTATTTGATCAAGAAACCATGTCTTCATGTGGGAATTTGAACTCGCTCGCCTATTACTATTGAGGTAACGGTTTAAAATGGCGGTGAGGAGGCTAAGGACCAGGCCATGAATGAAGTAAGCAGTAGCCATGAAGAAAGCACAAGTACTTGGACTGGATGGGAGCTCAGTTGTTATGGAGGCAAATGCTGTGATTGTAGCAGGTAACCAATGGAAGGCACCGGCAAGGCAAGCGAACGTGAAGTTGTGTCGTGAATAGGAGGCTCCGAAGAAGTATACGTAAGACGAATAAACGATGGCACCGGATAGAGAACCAAGGCAACCTACAGCATAAATTCCCAGAAAGTGATAAACTGGCACCAAGTTTTCTGATACGCCTTCATATAAGTGTATCTGCACAAAAGAGGGAGAAGATTTGTTATCAGTGCAACTGCTAGAAATGATTGAAATACAAATTAGAGAAAAGCTTAGTCGACCTTTTCGATCTTAGAAGATTTCACTGGCATAGTTATGTGATTTGCACCCCCGACTTTCTGTAGAGGTTGAATTTCCTCGCCTATTCCCACTATGCTTCCTTTCTGGATCACGGCGTAAGGACCGATTGTAGAATTCCTGCCAATTTTGACTGGGCAGAAGCTCAATGCACCGTTCCTCACTTCATGGCTTTGAATCAGAACACCTTCTGCTATCGTGGCTTCTTCTCCGATCGAAACAAGAGAGGGATCTGTGATCTCAACGGTATCAATTAGAACAGATGACCTGACCCGAGCTCCTTGCATCTTGTACCAGTAGTTCAAGAACACTGTGCCTCTGAGGAAGACAGCCAAGAATTTTGCAGCTACTTCCTGAGCTTTGCTTAGTGCCCACCATTTAACGAAATCGATTGACCATAAAGAGACTTCTGGAGTGAGGACATAGTTAAGTTGGAGGAATGAGTTTCCGAAGGAGAGGAAAAGGCAAGTGAGAAAGATGTAAGAAATCCAGGCCAGAGGTGCAAGGGCAAGTGAAAGAAAAGTAGAAATAAGTAACACATTCTCAGCCACATTAACCGAAACCAAACTGAAGAAAATTGAGCTGGAGATGTAAGCAGGAAAGATTAGGATAGAAGACACATACAGAATGGCCAAGATTTGTAGGAAGCAAACAACCAGCTTCTGAATTAATGACGCATTGGTATCGAGATCAACAGAATCTTCCATATCGTCAAGGTGGGAGGTTGATTTCATGGTCCTGGGCTGGGACTTAATAAGAAGGTTCTGGGAAAAGTTCGCTAAATCTGAAATGCAAGTTGCAGTAAAAATGTCTACAGCTCCAACAGGAACACCGAGGTAATCAGAAAGTTTTTGGGCTGCTCTAACGACCCCAATTGAATCGATACCATAGGAAACCAGACTCTCAGTAGCAGATATCTTCTCAATAGCTATGCCAGTTTGTTCCGCTACGAGTTGTCTAAGGAAATTAACGATCTCTTCGACATCCTTTCCAGCATTACAAGGCTGAGAATCAGGAGAAAGAGATTTACCGAGCAGCGGGATCAAACTTCTCCTCTCCACAGAGCTGCCAGTAGTAAAAGATCGAAATAGAGACTTTTTGGAAGAAGCAGACATTGTTGCAAGAATTAATGTGTCGTCTGCAAATTTCCTGAGACACTCAAACCTCTGGATCTTGCCAGAAGTTGTCTTTGATATGGTTCTCGGTTTGATCAGCTTGATAGAAGCCACAGAGACACCATGTTCTTCTGCAACTCGTAATTTGATTCGTTCAACAATCTCTTCATCGATCGATTTTCCATCCTTAACCTCGGCAATGACAACTAGTCCAACTTGATCAGAAGTCTCCGAAACTGGAATCCCTTTCGTTTTCAGGACTTCCTCTGCAACACCAATGACAGCACAGCAACCTGGCCGTAGAGAATCTGATGAACCTTCTACTGTCTTCTCTACATCAGCTGAGTATATGTTTCTTCCAGCAACAATTATTAAGTCCTTTATTCGGCCAGTGATGAAAAGTTTCCCATCGATAATTCTTCCCAAGTCTCCTGTTCTTGTGTATCTCTTGCCTTTGTGATTCTCAAGCTCATTGAAGAATGTTTTTCGACTCAGATCCTCATTGCCCCAGTAACCAACTCCAGCACTAGGACTGTTAATCCATATCTCACCTTCTTTTCCATATTCTTCATGCTCTCGAAGAGTTTCAGGGTCTACAATTCTGATATCGACATCTGAATCATTTGGACAACTGTAGCCACAGCAGACTCTACCCTCCCAATCTATCAGGATCGGCTTGCCTTCTCCGAAAGCACAGCTCACAAATACACAATTCTCAGCAAGACCATAGCCGGGAGCCATTACCTCTTGAGACAGACCAAATGACTGAGAAATTTCAATGAAtctttttagtgttttcttccttACCGGTTCAGCAGAAATCATAAGAAAGATCAAAGATGACAGGTCATAGGTATGGTTCTTCGCCTTATCTGCTTCTAGCCTTCTAATTACCAATTCAAATGCAAAATTGGGAGCTGCACTGTGAGTTGCCTGATAGTCACTCATGGTTCGAAGCCAAAAAAGAGGATTCCTGATAAATGTCATCGGCGAGAAGAGTATCGCAGTTGCACCACTGACTAGAGCAGTAAAAAGACCACCAATAAGCCCCATATCATGGTACTGAGGAAGCCAGCTGACCAAAACAGTTTGAGAAGAGCTATTGTATCGTCTTTGCATTGTCTTCACATTATGAATTAATCCTCCATGAGTTATCATCACACCTTTCGGTTCTCCAGTCGAGCCTGATGTGAATTGCAAAAAACATATCTCCTCTGGGAACTCAGAGTTTTCAGATTCCAAGTCTTTCAGCTGGGAATTTCTAGGCTGACATCGATATTTTTTAATCCATGAATCCGTATGCACCCACGGGAGCTCAGGCCAACTAGCTGAAGAATTTTCACTGCTCTTTTTCAAGGAAATTACATTCTTCAAGAATCCTGTTCGAACAGCCAGATGGTATGATGAAGTAGACAGAATCGCAGCAGCATTGCACGACTTAGAAATGTTTTGGATCTTGAGAAGTGCTTGTCCACCTCGCTGAAGTGGATCAGGAGGCAAAACTGGCACCGGAATGATTTTAGCTTTGAGACACCCAAAGAAAGCATCGATGAACTCCAGACCAGGGAGGTAGATTAGTAGAACTCGATCACCTGACTTGAAAGTGCACTTGTCACTTAATAGTTTTTGAGCAATATGTGATGCATTGGCTTGAAGTTCGCCAAAAGTTCGTTGATTCAcaatctttccttcctcattaAGCCATGTGTAAAGAGTTTTACTAGTAGTGATTGGATGAGTTCCCCAAAACGTCAAGTAACCATTAAGAGATGGTAGATCTGGAAAGACTAACTCAGGGGTTTGACCGATTACTCTTTGAAAATACGACTCGCTGCTAGAAACTAAAGGAAATAATCTCTGCAAGAAAACAGCTTCACTGACTAAGATGACAATTTGATATAGAAACATCAAAAGCATTGCTTGACATAGGAATTATATCAGATTACCTTAACGTATGGAATGAGTGGCTTCTCACTATCATTAGCAAAGTATTTGCAGACTAAAGCCATGGCGTACAATGAGTTTCGTTCTGTTAGTTCAAAAGCCATCAGCCCTCCCACATAATATGTATTTTGAAAGCCTTGAAGCTGAGATTCCAGTTTCTCAAAGAAACCTTCTTTCATGTCTAGAAAGAACAGAAATTGAAGGTGATAAAAGAGAAAATCAGCCTGAAGAATCAACTATCAGTAGGAATAAGCAATTTCCGAGGAAACAAAAGCTGAGAAAAAGGGATCTGACCTTCACTATTAACATGAGGAAAGTACTTGAACCGCCTTTGCAAAACCACTTCCTGAACCACTCCTCCCATTGTGTTCACAACATCAGTCAGAAGCTTTATCACAGTAGGACCCTTGATATCGCTAGAATTTCCATATGACCAAAACAGGAATATATTTGTATCACCGAAAAACTTCTGCATTGCCACAGGATGTCCAATTGTTGCAGGATCATCCATGAATTCGCCGAAGTAATAAAATCCAACAGGCATGTGGTCGAATCCTTTAATCTTGAGAACAGTGGTGTAGTAATCTATTGTCTGCACCTTACAGAACAACTGCTCCTCAAGATCATTCAAATCTACCACCTCACTTTCTTCAGCTAAATAGTACAGAGatattaatcaaataaataatgTTGCACAAAGAAAAATAAGTTCTTGCacgaaaagaagaaggaaaaaaaaattgttccTGTGCTCTGCTTACTGGCTAGTGCTGAAGACCTGTAAGTCCTTCCATTCTTGAAGGCTAGAGCACCTGAAATGATAATTTTGTCGAATTTCATGACTTTTTCCTCATTATGAGCATTCTTCACAGTTAAGCTGACACCCAAAGTATGCCTCCTGATATTTACAACTTCATTATTGCACAGGACTTCAAAAGGTAGAGACTGGCTGAGTTTTTGCCACATGCTCGAGTATCCGCCTTTAAAACGTCGAATCTTTCCAGCCATGGAAGTTCTAGTGAACTCCTGAATGTAAGCATAAGGCATGTCTTGTATAAAACCATATCCAGATGCAGTATAACCATATGCCACTGATTTCGGCAAAGAACTTAGGCCATGTGACTCGAGAAAATCAAGAGTTGGGTCAGATGCAAAGCTGCTTAATGCACGAATGCCAGTATGACCAGAACTGTTTGCTTCATCCTGTCAGAAAAGTGTTGATCACAAAATGTCTATTTATCAAAGTAAGGGATCAAAATGAAAGGAAGCTGACAAACTTGTAATCGCAATGTCAATGATataagggaaacataatcatcagCCACTTTCATGTCTTCAAACTTCCCAGTGCGGCTATCAATGAGTGCAAGCTTGTGTGAGTCCATTTCTTCAAATTCTGCACCTACTTCTTTTGCCAAGTGAGAAATAACAGGGGCACTGTTTGCAGCAATAACTTGACCACCCAAATCATAGATCCTTCCTGAATAACCAAATGCTCAATATTTAACTTTAAATCCATCGAATATAACATAATGGAAAATCAAATACATAACAACAGCTTTGTTTAGTTAGCCCACCTTCAATATCAATTGATTCACACATTCCAGCCACTGTTTGATACTTCTCAAATACTGTCACATTACTATATCCAAGTTTGGCTAGCGCATATGCAGCTGATAATCCACTCGGGCCAGCTCCGACAATGGCAATTCTTGTTTGCAATGAAAAACAAGGATGCAACTTGTCCAACTGTTCTTCAATGTTTTTCGTTGTATCCATCTTCTTAAGTTCAGTAACAGACCCTGCTTCAGAATAATGAATAGTATGTTAAGCAGTCTTCAGAAATATTGTCTAGTATGTAATGATAAAAAGGTGATCCTTTCTCGTACACATTATGTTTCACACTTCAATAATCTAGTAAATTGCAAAAGACAGGAGAAAGAGCCACCTCAAACTTCAAACTTTTTGGAAGTTTATTTCCATGCTATTGTTGCTTACTATTTAGTGGCGATCCTCAAATCTCAAGGGAAATATCATTAAACTAAAGAGCATTTGAGTGAAAGATTATCCCACGTGATGGCCTGTCTGGTTTTCTAATTTACCTCTTTACAGATGACTATGGGACTTGCCGTATGGGGTCCGGGGACAGCGTATGACCTTTTGCAAAATTTGAGTGAAAGATTATAGCTCCTGAATCTCAGTTATAGCTACACCATATTTCAAAAATAGGGTTAGTGTGACAATCTCATGAGAGTTTGGACAAGGTGCAGCTCCTGGTAGGCTACGAGGACATAGAGGGAAAAAACTTATCAAAACACACACCGAAGT
This window contains:
- the LOC122034255 gene encoding uncharacterized protein LOC122034255 — its product is MDTTKNIEEQLDKLHPCFSLQTRIAIVGAGPSGLSAAYALAKLGYSNVTVFEKYQTVAGMCESIDIEGRIYDLGGQVIAANSAPVISHLAKEVGAEFEEMDSHKLALIDSRTGKFEDMKVADDYVSLISLTLRLQDEANSSGHTGIRALSSFASDPTLDFLESHGLSSLPKSVAYGYTASGYGFIQDMPYAYIQEFTRTSMAGKIRRFKGGYSSMWQKLSQSLPFEVLCNNEVVNIRRHTLGVSLTVKNAHNEEKVMKFDKIIISGALAFKNGRTYRSSALATEESEVVDLNDLEEQLFCKVQTIDYYTTVLKIKGFDHMPVGFYYFGEFMDDPATIGHPVAMQKFFGDTNIFLFWSYGNSSDIKGPTVIKLLTDVVNTMGGVVQEVVLQRRFKYFPHVNSEDMKEGFFEKLESQLQGFQNTYYVGGLMAFELTERNSLYAMALVCKYFANDSEKPLIPYVKRLFPLVSSSESYFQRVIGQTPELVFPDLPSLNGYLTFWGTHPITTSKTLYTWLNEEGKIVNQRTFGELQANASHIAQKLLSDKCTFKSGDRVLLIYLPGLEFIDAFFGCLKAKIIPVPVLPPDPLQRGGQALLKIQNISKSCNAAAILSTSSYHLAVRTGFLKNVISLKKSSENSSASWPELPWVHTDSWIKKYRCQPRNSQLKDLESENSEFPEEICFLQFTSGSTGEPKGVMITHGGLIHNVKTMQRRYNSSSQTVLVSWLPQYHDMGLIGGLFTALVSGATAILFSPMTFIRNPLFWLRTMSDYQATHSAAPNFAFELVIRRLEADKAKNHTYDLSSLIFLMISAEPVRKKTLKRFIEISQSFGLSQEVMAPGYGLAENCVFVSCAFGEGKPILIDWEGRVCCGYSCPNDSDVDIRIVDPETLREHEEYGKEGEIWINSPSAGVGYWGNEDLSRKTFFNELENHKGKRYTRTGDLGRIIDGKLFITGRIKDLIIVAGRNIYSADVEKTVEGSSDSLRPGCCAVIGVAEEVLKTKGIPVSETSDQVGLVVIAEVKDGKSIDEEIVERIKLRVAEEHGVSVASIKLIKPRTISKTTSGKIQRFECLRKFADDTLILATMSASSKKSLFRSFTTGSSVERRSLIPLLGKSLSPDSQPCNAGKDVEEIVNFLRQLVAEQTGIAIEKISATESLVSYGIDSIGVVRAAQKLSDYLGVPVGAVDIFTATCISDLANFSQNLLIKSQPRTMKSTSHLDDMEDSVDLDTNASLIQKLVVCFLQILAILYVSSILIFPAYISSSIFFSLVSVNVAENVLLISTFLSLALAPLAWISYIFLTCLFLSFGNSFLQLNYVLTPEVSLWSIDFVKWWALSKAQEVAAKFLAVFLRGTVFLNYWYKMQGARVRSSVLIDTVEITDPSLVSIGEEATIAEGVLIQSHEVRNGALSFCPVKIGRNSTIGPYAVIQKGSIVGIGEEIQPLQKVGGANHITMPVKSSKIEKIHLYEGVSENLVPVYHFLGIYAVGCLGSLSGAIVYSSYVYFFGASYSRHNFTFACLAGAFHWLPATITAFASITTELPSSPSTCAFFMATAYFIHGLVLSLLTAILNRYLNSNRRASSNSHMKTWFLDQINTASHIRFAKLLSGTEAFCVYLRLLGAKVGRHCSIRAINPVSNPAMISIGDGVHLGDFSRIVSGFYSVNGFVSGEIQIEKNSVVGSQSLVLSGSNIQEDVVLGALSIAPVDSILQRGGIYMGSQTPTMVKNTLHLTDERIDEMDAKYKKIVGRLAGNLAITTMKVNSRYFHRIGVAGKGVLKLYQDLSAFPAHKIFSPNKCFSVVIRHSNSLSADDDARTDARGATLRVFSEEGYEIPLLDLTLKTGKAFYARTIEDFATWLVCGLPAREQQVKRSPHIWEAVWGSLRNTNSFTELHYYSNISRLIRFDDGREMYAKFKLRPVDSEIGEDSGQVVPKGILPPETGAIPREEGDTRPLLFLADDFRRRVSSPAHVRYVFQLQVRPIPSDEAAREEALDCTRPWDESEYPHVDIGEITIDQNLTAEESERLEFNPFLRCDEVDVIRASSCSQSASIDHGRSLVYEICQRLRNGVPLPMAWRNFLEQSDVKVDLSGCPMMMNAELKKVAPDRKVTLARTWYQTLWASLFQPLLQTFLPYLIIGVVIFVLLRWTLAVKSATDLPLHWLLPLFWAASGVAAAIVCVAAKSVLVGKREDGEAEHVWSRVVFMDTVWQALRTVAGDYFLEMITGSVFFGVWMRLLGARIEVEHGVYVTSMGAALNPELVEIERGGAVGRDAVLFGHIYEGEDGKVRYGKVRVEEGGFVGSRAVAMPGVRVEAGGHLGALSLAMKEEIVKSI